In Deltaproteobacteria bacterium, the following are encoded in one genomic region:
- a CDS encoding 2-hydroxychromene-2-carboxylate isomerase: MRYDAAVRLEYWFDFSCPYAYLGSTQIESIAARAGAELVWQPMLLGGVFRALSAPQVPAAHMPAAKARYNALDMLRWADHFGVDLRVPAGHPMRTVRALRALLALPQPAWPAAIHALYRAYWVDGRAFDDPATIAAALRDAGAADADIDRALAANDDPAIKTELRRRTDEAVRRGVFGAPTMFVGDDEPIMFWGQDRLPFVERALAGWRPR; this comes from the coding sequence ATGCGGTACGACGCGGCGGTGCGGCTCGAATACTGGTTCGACTTTTCCTGCCCCTATGCGTACCTGGGCAGCACCCAGATCGAGTCGATCGCGGCGCGCGCCGGCGCGGAGCTGGTGTGGCAGCCGATGCTGCTCGGCGGCGTGTTCCGCGCGCTGTCGGCGCCGCAGGTTCCCGCCGCGCACATGCCCGCGGCCAAGGCCCGCTACAACGCTCTGGACATGCTGCGCTGGGCCGACCATTTCGGCGTCGACCTGCGCGTACCGGCCGGCCACCCGATGCGCACCGTGCGGGCGCTGCGCGCGCTGCTCGCGCTGCCGCAGCCGGCGTGGCCCGCGGCGATCCACGCGCTGTACCGCGCGTACTGGGTCGACGGCCGGGCGTTCGACGATCCGGCCACGATCGCGGCCGCGCTGCGCGACGCCGGCGCCGCGGACGCCGATATCGACCGCGCACTCGCCGCCAACGACGACCCCGCGATCAAGACCGAACTGCGGCGCCGGACCGACGAGGCGGTGCGCCGCGGCGTGTTCGGCGCTCCGACGATGTTCGTCGGCGACGACGAGCCAATAATGTTCTGGGGCCAGGACCGCCTGCCGTTCGTCGAGCGGGCGCTGGCCGGATGGAGACCCCGATGA
- the selD gene encoding selenide, water dikinase SelD — translation MSSSHRRLTSFSHGAGUACKIPKEDLGKALSFLPPLPDALRERIVVGTDSHDDAAVYALDRHTGIVATVDVFTPIVDDPRDFGRIAAANSLSDVYAMGGEPLFALSVVGFPIRELPVDELGAMLAGSAEVAAEAGIAIVGGHSIDDPEPKLGLCVIGRVALARVVRNDAGRPGDALVLTKPIGTGIITTAIKRGAADADVAAGAVAAMTALNRAAGEAMVAAGAVAGTDITGFGLLGHLHELAHGSGVAAEISAGAVPLLPGARALAEAGIVPGGTRRNLDYFGRWVEFDDAVDATGRLLLADAQTSGGLLIAIAADRADALCAGLAERGVQAAAIGYLVAGEAGHIAVRA, via the coding sequence ATGAGCAGCTCGCACCGCCGGCTCACGTCGTTCAGCCACGGCGCTGGTTGAGCGTGCAAGATCCCCAAGGAGGACCTCGGGAAGGCCCTGAGCTTTCTGCCGCCGCTGCCGGACGCGCTTCGCGAACGCATCGTCGTGGGCACCGATTCGCACGACGACGCCGCGGTCTACGCGCTCGACCGGCACACCGGCATCGTCGCGACCGTCGACGTGTTCACCCCCATCGTCGACGACCCGCGCGACTTCGGCCGCATCGCCGCCGCGAACTCGCTGTCGGACGTCTACGCGATGGGCGGCGAGCCTCTGTTCGCGCTGTCGGTCGTCGGGTTCCCGATTCGCGAGCTGCCGGTGGACGAGCTCGGCGCGATGCTCGCGGGCTCGGCCGAAGTCGCGGCCGAGGCGGGAATCGCGATCGTCGGCGGGCACTCGATCGACGACCCGGAGCCGAAGCTCGGGCTGTGCGTCATCGGCCGGGTCGCGCTCGCGCGCGTCGTGCGCAACGACGCCGGCCGGCCGGGCGACGCGCTCGTGCTCACCAAGCCGATCGGCACGGGCATCATCACGACCGCGATCAAGCGCGGCGCGGCAGACGCCGACGTGGCCGCGGGCGCGGTGGCCGCGATGACCGCGCTCAACCGCGCGGCCGGCGAGGCGATGGTCGCCGCCGGGGCGGTCGCGGGTACCGACATCACCGGGTTCGGCCTGCTCGGCCACCTGCACGAGCTGGCGCACGGATCCGGCGTGGCGGCCGAGATCTCGGCCGGCGCGGTGCCGCTGTTGCCCGGAGCGCGCGCATTGGCCGAAGCGGGGATCGTTCCGGGCGGCACGCGCCGCAACCTCGACTATTTCGGCCGCTGGGTCGAATTCGACGACGCGGTGGACGCCACTGGGCGGCTGTTGCTGGCCGACGCCCAGACGTCCGGCGGCCTGCTGATCGCGATCGCGGCCGACCGGGCGGACGCTCTGTGCGCCGGCCTCGCCGAGCGTGGCGTGCAGGCGGCGGCAATCGGCTACTTGGTCGCCGGCGAAGCGGGACACATCGCGGTCCGCGCCTGA
- the rnr gene encoding ribonuclease R produces MAFNRDDVLSSLRGAGPMRMADLATALRVRKSQVPRLRKLVAALVDEGVVVKPSRMTYAVADEPRPRRKDAAEPLAVGRIRVHPAGYGFVERDDHLDDIFIPAKYRGAALDGDRVSVYTWDGYKGTEGRVEEVLARGRAKLTGVVRRAGRSFVLDPDDPRVASSTDAHVAIEDLGPARPGDCVLAEITEYPRQRRGGMTVRVLRVLGEPGDPRTEVAKIVACADIPDEFPDDAKAQAARTPQALRKIDLADRIDLRDREFLTIDPETARDFDDAICIERNPGGGWRVWVAVADVSHYVRPDDALDREAQIRGVSVYFPDRAIPMLPPELSSGICSLNPGVDRCAMVVRIDYDDDATVRDTGFAAAVIRSRARLDYPGVGAALSGDFRGRIAAYRKWVAALRDMDALAQRLRRRRMARGALELELPEPKVILDEDDPLLVRDVARAKSVPSERRAYELVEEFMLAANEAVGEYFARRKLPTIWRVHAPPAETKLAELAAVLEGFGIYVDEEEAQSPRGLKRVIDAVRGHPAESSLMFLVLRSLTQAVYTTDNIGHFGLASDAYLHFTSPIRRYPDVIVHRLLKYHLHREGQASGGGGAFRPPPVEELEQIAAACSGYERRAMEAEREVVDMYEAYLMRDRVGETFVATIVAVTHFGVFVRLDEPFVEGLIKLENLGDDFFEHDPLHMTLTGRKTGARFRIGDAVRVELIEASVQRRQIDFRLAATTPAGPGGSRTPRRRDDRGRGRRGADSGSRRKRKAAEGRDTGRGGRGRRRSTKGRR; encoded by the coding sequence ATGGCTTTCAATCGAGATGATGTCCTGTCTTCCCTCCGCGGCGCGGGTCCGATGCGCATGGCCGATCTCGCGACCGCCCTGCGGGTGCGCAAGTCCCAGGTGCCGCGGCTGCGCAAACTCGTCGCGGCGCTCGTCGACGAGGGCGTGGTGGTCAAGCCGTCGCGGATGACGTACGCCGTGGCCGACGAGCCACGCCCGCGCCGGAAGGACGCGGCGGAGCCGCTCGCGGTCGGGCGCATTCGCGTTCACCCGGCCGGTTACGGGTTCGTCGAGCGCGACGACCATCTCGACGACATCTTCATTCCCGCCAAGTATCGCGGCGCGGCGCTCGACGGCGACCGCGTGAGCGTCTACACGTGGGATGGGTACAAGGGGACCGAGGGGCGGGTCGAGGAGGTGCTCGCGCGCGGTCGCGCGAAGCTCACCGGAGTCGTGCGGCGCGCCGGCCGTTCGTTCGTGCTCGACCCGGACGACCCGCGCGTGGCGTCGTCGACCGACGCGCACGTGGCGATCGAAGACCTCGGGCCCGCGCGGCCGGGCGACTGCGTGCTCGCCGAGATCACCGAGTACCCGCGACAGCGGCGCGGCGGCATGACGGTCCGCGTGCTGCGGGTGCTGGGAGAGCCGGGCGACCCGCGCACCGAGGTCGCCAAGATCGTCGCGTGCGCGGACATCCCGGACGAGTTTCCCGACGACGCAAAGGCGCAGGCCGCACGCACGCCGCAAGCGCTGCGCAAGATCGACCTCGCGGACCGCATCGATCTGCGCGATCGGGAATTTTTGACGATCGACCCGGAGACGGCGCGCGATTTCGACGACGCGATCTGTATCGAGCGCAACCCCGGCGGTGGTTGGCGCGTTTGGGTGGCGGTGGCCGACGTGTCGCACTACGTGCGGCCGGACGACGCGCTCGACCGCGAGGCGCAGATCCGCGGCGTGTCGGTCTACTTTCCGGACCGGGCGATCCCGATGCTGCCGCCGGAACTGTCGAGCGGGATCTGCTCGCTGAATCCCGGCGTCGACCGCTGCGCGATGGTGGTGCGCATCGACTACGACGACGACGCGACCGTGCGGGACACCGGGTTCGCGGCGGCCGTGATCCGGTCGCGTGCGCGCCTGGATTATCCCGGCGTCGGCGCGGCGCTGTCGGGCGACTTTCGCGGTCGCATCGCCGCCTACCGAAAGTGGGTCGCGGCGCTGCGGGACATGGACGCGCTCGCCCAGCGGCTCCGCCGCCGCCGTATGGCGCGCGGCGCACTCGAACTCGAGCTGCCCGAGCCGAAGGTCATCCTCGACGAGGACGATCCGCTGCTGGTCCGCGACGTCGCGCGCGCCAAGAGCGTCCCGTCGGAGCGGCGGGCCTACGAACTGGTCGAGGAGTTCATGCTCGCGGCCAACGAGGCGGTCGGCGAGTATTTTGCCCGGCGCAAGCTGCCGACGATCTGGCGAGTGCACGCGCCCCCGGCCGAGACCAAGTTGGCCGAGCTGGCGGCCGTGTTGGAGGGGTTCGGCATCTACGTCGACGAGGAGGAGGCGCAGTCGCCGCGCGGGCTCAAGCGCGTGATCGACGCGGTCCGCGGCCACCCGGCCGAGAGTTCGCTCATGTTCCTCGTCCTGCGGTCGCTCACTCAGGCCGTGTACACGACGGACAACATCGGCCACTTCGGCCTCGCATCGGACGCGTACCTGCACTTCACGTCGCCGATTCGGCGGTATCCGGATGTCATCGTCCATCGGCTGCTCAAGTACCACCTGCACCGCGAGGGCCAGGCCAGCGGCGGTGGTGGGGCGTTCCGGCCGCCGCCGGTCGAGGAGTTGGAGCAGATCGCGGCCGCCTGCTCCGGCTACGAGCGGCGCGCGATGGAGGCCGAGCGCGAGGTCGTCGACATGTACGAGGCCTATCTGATGCGCGATCGGGTCGGCGAGACCTTCGTCGCGACGATCGTCGCCGTGACCCACTTCGGCGTGTTCGTGCGCCTCGACGAGCCGTTCGTCGAGGGGTTGATCAAGTTGGAGAACCTCGGCGACGACTTCTTCGAACACGATCCGCTGCACATGACGCTCACGGGGCGCAAGACCGGCGCCCGGTTTCGCATCGGCGACGCCGTGCGGGTCGAACTGATCGAGGCGTCGGTGCAGCGCCGCCAGATCGACTTCCGCCTCGCGGCCACCACGCCGGCTGGGCCGGGCGGCAGCCGCACGCCCCGACGGCGCGACGACCGCGGCCGAGGGCGCCGCGGGGCGGACAGCGGCAGCCGGCGCAAGCGGAAGGCCGCCGAGGGACGCGACACGGGGCGCGGGGGGCGCGGCCGCCGCAGGTCGACGAAGGGCCGGCGGTAA
- a CDS encoding hybrid sensor histidine kinase/response regulator yields the protein MSHDRDDSGFDADEARMLRSFFRDEAHDELEGITRRLLHASRAELDRAALQEMMRTTHTLKGSAATVGLADVAACAHELESLFARLRSGTIGWSAATADALIEIVDTLRAVVDDADAPEAAADRIARMRQQMAALAALAARREPAATRAQTPPSRREGTPAGAQNREPAGAAARRAAPPDRAREPTDRPSAVAPSPGDAAPEPALAASDSGAIAIPTDAADAPADGSVAGRRRRDTTRVLRIDAARIDRLMDSVGELTFDRTRIDRRIGDLRRAVRELDATRRTLRDVAGALGERLGDDAAALADIEERLAAHVAALARSTSALADDAAALGETAGALQSGLSAVRMASARVLFERLSVSLREIAREAGKRIEVDTSGDDTEFDKLVADQVFAPILQILRNAVAHGIEPAEQRIAAGKPPVGRISLRARHQADAVWIDIADDGAGIDPDALRERFVALGLWTPQRARRATEAEVLRAMFEPGVSTRDETDALAGRGVGLDSVRETIARLGGDITVESTRGAGTTFSLRLPVTAAVSQALLFKIAGHVYAIPNVHVLDTVWIEASSPAMPDRLRLADGSVPLVVLQAVLGAPAPADARRVPAVVVDYAGKRLAVTCDRVIGPREIIVKSLGPLLSDLPLYAGGTISGSGKVQLIIDTAALVQLAHPDAPIDLPADRHPHPPAPDVPPPRVLVADDSRSVREAVSRMLAGAGYVVDVAEDGERALTMLRQTRYAALVTDIEMPRLDGFGLLEAMRRHPHLAQLPAIVISSRTTRPNRERAKQLGAARFIPKPVTRKRLVAALERLLRRAADVPPAGA from the coding sequence GTGAGTCACGACCGCGACGACAGTGGGTTCGACGCGGACGAGGCGCGCATGCTGCGCAGCTTCTTTCGCGACGAGGCGCACGACGAGTTGGAGGGGATCACACGACGACTGTTGCACGCGAGCCGCGCCGAACTCGACCGCGCCGCGCTGCAGGAAATGATGCGCACGACCCACACGCTCAAGGGCAGCGCCGCCACGGTAGGGCTGGCGGACGTCGCCGCGTGCGCCCATGAACTCGAGAGCCTGTTTGCGCGGCTGCGATCGGGAACCATCGGCTGGTCTGCCGCGACGGCCGATGCGCTCATCGAGATCGTCGACACGCTGCGCGCGGTCGTCGACGACGCCGACGCACCGGAGGCGGCAGCCGACCGGATCGCGCGCATGCGCCAGCAAATGGCGGCGCTCGCCGCGCTCGCCGCACGGCGCGAGCCAGCCGCGACACGGGCGCAGACACCGCCGAGCCGGCGGGAAGGCACACCGGCCGGCGCGCAAAACCGCGAGCCGGCCGGCGCGGCGGCGCGCCGTGCCGCACCGCCGGATCGCGCGCGCGAACCCACCGATCGGCCGTCGGCGGTGGCGCCTTCGCCGGGCGACGCGGCGCCGGAGCCGGCGCTGGCCGCCTCCGACAGCGGAGCGATCGCGATCCCCACCGACGCCGCCGACGCACCGGCCGACGGATCGGTCGCCGGCCGGCGCCGGCGGGACACGACCCGCGTGCTCCGCATCGACGCCGCTCGCATCGACCGGCTGATGGACAGCGTCGGCGAACTGACGTTCGACCGCACGCGCATCGACCGGCGGATCGGCGATCTACGCCGCGCGGTGCGCGAACTCGACGCGACCCGACGCACGCTGCGCGACGTCGCCGGCGCCCTCGGCGAGCGGCTCGGCGACGATGCAGCGGCCCTCGCGGACATCGAAGAGCGGCTCGCCGCGCACGTCGCCGCGCTCGCCCGGTCGACGTCGGCGCTCGCGGACGATGCGGCGGCGCTGGGCGAGACGGCCGGTGCGCTGCAGTCGGGCCTGTCGGCTGTCCGCATGGCGTCGGCGCGCGTGCTGTTCGAGCGGCTGAGCGTATCGCTGCGCGAAATCGCGCGCGAAGCCGGCAAGCGGATCGAGGTCGACACGTCGGGCGACGACACGGAGTTCGACAAGCTCGTCGCGGACCAGGTCTTCGCACCGATCTTGCAAATCCTGCGCAACGCGGTCGCCCACGGCATCGAACCGGCAGAACAGCGCATCGCCGCCGGCAAGCCTCCCGTCGGACGCATCTCGCTGCGCGCGCGCCACCAGGCCGACGCGGTGTGGATCGACATCGCGGACGACGGCGCCGGGATCGACCCGGATGCATTGCGCGAGCGGTTCGTCGCGCTGGGCCTGTGGACGCCCCAGCGCGCTCGGCGCGCGACCGAGGCGGAGGTGTTGCGGGCGATGTTCGAGCCCGGCGTGTCGACGCGAGACGAGACGGATGCGCTCGCCGGCCGCGGGGTCGGCCTCGACTCGGTGCGCGAAACCATCGCTCGGCTCGGCGGCGACATCACCGTCGAATCGACGCGCGGCGCCGGCACGACGTTCTCCCTGCGGCTGCCCGTCACCGCCGCCGTGAGCCAGGCGCTGCTGTTCAAAATCGCCGGCCACGTGTACGCCATCCCGAACGTGCACGTGCTCGACACCGTGTGGATCGAGGCGTCGTCGCCGGCGATGCCCGACCGCCTTCGGCTGGCCGATGGCAGCGTGCCGCTGGTCGTCCTGCAGGCCGTGCTGGGCGCGCCGGCGCCGGCCGACGCCCGCCGCGTCCCGGCGGTCGTCGTCGACTACGCCGGCAAGCGCCTCGCGGTCACGTGCGATCGCGTGATCGGCCCGCGGGAGATCATCGTCAAGAGCCTCGGCCCGCTGCTGTCCGATCTGCCGCTGTACGCCGGCGGCACGATCAGCGGTTCCGGCAAGGTGCAGCTCATCATCGACACCGCCGCCCTGGTGCAGCTCGCGCATCCAGACGCGCCGATCGATCTGCCGGCGGACCGCCACCCGCACCCGCCCGCGCCGGATGTGCCGCCGCCGCGCGTTCTCGTAGCCGACGACTCGCGCTCCGTCCGCGAGGCGGTCAGCCGCATGCTGGCCGGCGCCGGCTACGTAGTCGACGTCGCCGAGGACGGCGAACGCGCGCTCACCATGCTGCGGCAGACGCGCTACGCGGCGCTCGTCACCGACATCGAGATGCCCCGACTCGACGGGTTCGGGCTGCTGGAGGCCATGCGCCGCCACCCGCACCTCGCGCAGCTGCCCGCCATCGTGATCTCGTCGCGCACGACGCGGCCCAATCGCGAGCGCGCCAAGCAGCTCGGCGCCGCCCGGTTCATCCCGAAGCCGGTCACGCGCAAGCGGCTCGTCGCCGCCCTCGAACGCCTGTTGCGCCGTGCCGCGGACGTCCCGCCAGCGGGCGCGTAG